One segment of Bradyrhizobium sp. CB2312 DNA contains the following:
- a CDS encoding serine hydrolase domain-containing protein: MDTWLRSAIDYISSWIEFQQTTFQQPGVIVAFAHRGEIVAEHAFGLANLDTGEKLTPRHRFRIASHSKSFTSAGIMKLREQKRLRLDDPVGQYVGGLNPRVAETTIAQVLSHSAGLTRDGADSGQFIDSRPYLDAKELLAELKLPTAIEPGTRFKYSNHGFGLMGLVIEAVTKEPYSTWIKREIIAPAGLRETEPDAPPPRGAAFARGHTRKLPFGERCVIPGDNPAHAMASAAGFVATAADTARFFAQLAPNAKKSVLSVASRREMTRQHWRVPQSFEAYYGLGVNAGRTDGWDWFGHGGGFQGYISRTCSIPACELAISILSNSIDGAAPFWMDGAMQILRVFRSRGAPDRGVRDWTGRWWTVWGASDFVPAGNRVLIANPQFNNPFMDAAEIEVTGRDTGKLAWAAGYSSHGEPVRRVRDKRGKVSDIWIAGANVKPAGVVAKEIERRYKPRKRRPTP; the protein is encoded by the coding sequence ATGGACACGTGGCTGCGATCCGCGATCGACTACATCAGCTCCTGGATCGAATTTCAGCAGACGACATTCCAGCAGCCAGGCGTCATCGTCGCATTCGCCCACCGCGGCGAAATCGTCGCCGAGCATGCGTTCGGCCTTGCCAATCTCGACACCGGCGAAAAACTCACCCCGCGCCACCGCTTCCGCATCGCCTCGCATTCGAAGAGCTTTACCTCGGCCGGCATCATGAAGCTGCGCGAGCAGAAGAGGCTCCGGCTCGACGATCCGGTCGGCCAATATGTCGGCGGCCTCAATCCGCGCGTCGCCGAGACGACCATTGCACAGGTGCTCTCGCACAGCGCGGGGCTGACGCGCGACGGCGCCGATTCCGGCCAGTTCATCGACAGCCGCCCCTATCTTGACGCGAAAGAGCTGCTCGCGGAATTGAAGCTGCCGACCGCGATCGAGCCCGGCACGCGCTTCAAATATTCCAATCACGGCTTTGGCCTGATGGGCCTCGTGATCGAAGCCGTGACGAAGGAGCCCTACTCCACCTGGATCAAGCGCGAGATCATCGCGCCCGCGGGCCTGCGCGAGACCGAGCCGGACGCGCCGCCGCCCAGGGGCGCTGCGTTCGCGCGCGGCCATACGCGAAAGCTGCCGTTCGGCGAGCGCTGCGTGATCCCGGGCGACAATCCCGCGCATGCGATGGCATCGGCCGCGGGCTTCGTCGCCACCGCCGCCGACACCGCCCGCTTCTTCGCGCAGCTCGCACCCAATGCCAAAAAGAGCGTGCTGTCGGTTGCCAGCCGCCGCGAGATGACGCGGCAGCATTGGCGCGTTCCGCAAAGTTTTGAGGCCTACTACGGCCTCGGCGTCAACGCCGGCAGGACCGACGGCTGGGACTGGTTCGGTCATGGCGGCGGTTTCCAGGGCTACATCTCGCGGACCTGCTCGATCCCCGCATGCGAGCTCGCCATCAGCATCCTCAGCAACTCCATCGACGGCGCGGCGCCGTTCTGGATGGATGGCGCGATGCAGATCCTGCGCGTGTTCAGGAGCCGCGGTGCACCCGACCGGGGCGTGCGCGACTGGACCGGCCGCTGGTGGACAGTCTGGGGCGCGAGCGACTTCGTGCCCGCGGGCAACCGCGTGCTGATCGCCAATCCGCAATTCAACAATCCGTTCATGGACGCCGCCGAGATCGAGGTCACCGGCCGCGACACCGGCAAGCTCGCCTGGGCCGCCGGCTATTCCAGCCACGGCGAGCCGGTGCGCCGCGTCCGCGACAAGCGCGGCAAGGTGAGCGACATCTGGATCGCGGGTGCCAACGTGAAGCCTGCGGGCGTCGTGGCGAAGGAGATTGAGCGGAGATACAAGCCGCGCAAGCGGCGGCCTACTCCCTGA
- a CDS encoding tetratricopeptide repeat protein, giving the protein MRKLSMLLVPGLVAMTLAAAPVLSSAYAAGSDEPSSPPKSDSSSKKGKKKSSSISDPKFLAAYRTAYTTIYDNHDYTGAISQLKSLKRDDVADVANLIGYSYRKLGDYQSSKVYYEIALKDDPNHVRTWQYYGLWQLEQGNREQAQYHLNKIASLAGTDSSEYRSLAAALDKPTGATLVY; this is encoded by the coding sequence ATGCGCAAACTCTCAATGCTTCTTGTGCCGGGACTAGTCGCCATGACACTGGCGGCGGCGCCGGTGCTGTCCAGCGCCTATGCCGCGGGCAGTGACGAGCCCTCCTCGCCGCCGAAGTCGGACTCCTCGTCCAAGAAGGGCAAGAAGAAGAGCTCCTCCATCAGCGATCCCAAATTCCTCGCGGCCTATCGCACCGCCTACACCACGATCTACGACAACCACGACTACACCGGCGCGATCAGCCAGCTGAAGTCGCTCAAGCGGGACGACGTCGCCGACGTTGCGAACCTGATCGGCTACTCCTATCGCAAGCTCGGCGACTACCAGTCGTCGAAGGTCTATTACGAGATCGCGCTGAAGGATGATCCGAACCACGTCCGCACCTGGCAGTATTACGGCCTCTGGCAGCTCGAGCAGGGCAACCGCGAGCAGGCGCAGTATCATCTGAACAAGATTGCCTCGCTCGCCGGCACCGACAGCTCCGAATATCGCTCGCTGGCCGCAGCGCTCGACAAGCCGACTGGCGCGACGCTCGTCTACTAA